In Ananas comosus cultivar F153 unplaced genomic scaffold, ASM154086v1, whole genome shotgun sequence, the genomic window GGTGGCTCTTCCTTTTCGACCCCAGTTTGAACCTCATCCTCCGCAACCCCTTCACGGGCGACACGATCCGCCTTCCGCCCTTGCCCAGGTCCGATCAATACTTGCTTGTCTACCAAGCCATCTTATCATCCGACCCTTCTGCCGACCGCGACTTCTTGGTAGTCCTCTTCGCGAACCCAACGGTATTCCGCTGCTTCACCTGGCAGAATGGTGACAATTTCTGGACCGTCCGTGAGTACCCCCCGTTTCTCCTCGAAGATATCGTGTTCTACGAAGACCGCCGCTGCATTGCCATTGGCTTTGACGGAGGATGTATGATCTTCGACTTCGCCACAGCCAATGGTGGCGACGGCTTCTTCACGAAAGTGCCCAACTTGCCGGTTTCGGCCCTTTCGGGTTCACTGTTCTTGGTTGAATCGGCAGGGAATGTGTGGCTCGTTATGGTAAGGACTACTACCTCAGGAGAAGACGAAGTTGAGATTTATAGGCTCGACTTGAGTGGATTGCCGGATGAGATAACGGCGGTGTCCGAACGCGGTGATCTTGGCGGCCGGATCTTGTTCTTGGAGAAAGGCAACTCGATGTCGGTTGCGTCAACGCATTTCCCTGGATTCGAAGGCGATAGCATCTACTTCACACGAAAACATGAACGCCTATTGAACATCTTGGGCGTGAAACTCCACCGTGTCCGTATGCAGTGCCAGACTCAAAACGCATCCGCACTAAACATTCTCAGCGTCGATTTGATCAGAGGGTATCCTGCCGAGTTTGGGGCTTCCTCGCAATATCCACGAAAATTCGAGTAGTGAAGCACTTTTTTCCTCATTGTGTTTTTGCGCACTTCGAGTCGAACACCATTACGGTTGGCCTTATCGTTCCTTACATTTCGTATTTGCCCTAGTCTTTGTTTTTCTGCCTGAAAACGGTTTCTATAAACAAGTTAATCACAGCGTTGAGCAACACTGTGTTGATCTCCGGTAGAATACTCATGTTCTTGTATTCGATGAAAAAGCATCACATTAATCACATCCTCGTCGTAATAGAAAGTCTTTTTTATCTTGTCACATTTCCACAAATAACATCCTTCAAATATCTCATATTGCAT contains:
- the LOC109704987 gene encoding uncharacterized protein LOC109704987, with protein sequence MESHDPKRRAIFNSFRLRLSPDILIMVAFKHVASAATYATLRGVCRSWRAALPATVPAPHRLPPQLPFLLLGRRRHDLAASAFSLATKRTFALRHLADAPRSICVGSCYGWLFLFDPSLNLILRNPFTGDTIRLPPLPRSDQYLLVYQAILSSDPSADRDFLVVLFANPTVFRCFTWQNGDNFWTVREYPPFLLEDIVFYEDRRCIAIGFDGGCMIFDFATANGGDGFFTKVPNLPVSALSGSLFLVESAGNVWLVMVRTTTSGEDEVEIYRLDLSGLPDEITAVSERGDLGGRILFLEKGNSMSVASTHFPGFEGDSIYFTRKHERLLNILGVKLHRVRMQCQTQNASALNILSVDLIRGYPAEFGASSQYPRKFE